TAAGTTATGTCCGGAGACGCTTATCGTAAGCATTGGCGATCGCGAGGCGGATATCTACGAATTATTTCATGAAGCTCAAAGGAAAGATAGCAAGGCTGGTCTTTTGGTACGCGTGGGCAAGCGCCGCAATCGCAAAGTGGCCGGAATCGATCTGTGGGATTACATGTCCAGTCAAGAAGAGCGCGGTCAATTTCAAATTCATGTACCTCGAAGGGGCAATATCAGGGCGCGTGAAGCCCAGATGTCTTTGCGTTATTCGTCGATAGATTTAGAGCCTCCGAAACGATTTTCGTCCTCTGATCCAATAAAGGTCTGGGCTGTTTATATCCGAGAGATTAATCCACCACCTGATATTAAGAGCCCAATAGAGTGGATGTTATTGACCACGGTCTCGGTAGATAATTTTTCTGAAGCTTATCAAAGAGTGCAGTGGTACACGCGTCGTTGGGGTATAGAGATATATCATCGAACCTTAAAGAGCGGCTGTCGCATAAAGGATCGCCAATTAGGTAGTGCGGATCGTTTAGAGACGGCCTTAGCCGTCGATATGGTAGTAGCCTGGCGCATTTATCATATGACCATGTTGGGTCGTGAAGTACCGGATTCGCCGGCGAGCGTATTTTTCAAAGAAGAGGAATGGAAAGCGTTGTATTGCTATGTGCATAAGACGCCCATAGCGCCGGAGGAGCCGATGAGTTTACGAGAAGCCATCCGTATGGTAGGTCAGATCGGAGGCCATTTAGGCAGAAAGAGTGATGGCGAGCCTGGCACAGTAACGCTCTGGCGAGGGATACAGCGATTAGATACGGCAACCGAGATGTATATTATTTTTACTTCAAGCCGAGACGGCCCATAACCCACGGTGCTATGTGTGGGTAAAGGTCAGCGAAAATCGGGAGAGGGGGAAAGGGGGTGAGGGCTACTGTAAGCTTTTACCTATCCCATCTTGAACAAAATTTAAGCCCAAATCACCAAATTTCCACCTTCGGTTTTTGTAAGTTATTGGTTTTTTTGGATCGAGTTTTCGAGATGTCGTTGTAGTGCCCCATACTATATTGGTTTCCCCCTTGACTTAATTGACTGATATGATTATATTTGAACATGTTTATTAAAGAAGTCACAAAAAAGAATAAAGGGTACGATAAAACCTTCGTTTACCATCAATTGGTCGAATCCTATCGTACTGAAAAAGGCCCAAGACAAAGAAAATTGCTCAACCTGGGCAAGCTTACCATTCCTAAAGACCAATGGAAAACACTTGCCAATCGCATCGAAGAGATCATAAGCGGACAAACTTCACTGATCGAAGTGGATGAGCAAATTGAACAATTAGCCCAGCGCTATGCCTCGCTTTTAATTCAAAACAAACTAAAACAAGAAAAGGTAGAAAAAAAAGAAAGCCCACAGGAAACCGAGACCATTTTTACGGGCTCTGTCAAATTCAGAGATGCTAGCAGTATAGGAGGCGAATACATCAGTTTGATGATGTTAAGAAAGCTTAAGTTCAATGAACTTTTAAAAAAGCTGGGCTTTAAGGAGAAGGATATTAAACTGGCCGAACTGTTGATCGTTGGGCGCCTGGTGCACCCCTCAAGCGAATGGGCGACCTTACGCTGGGTCAAAAAGCAAAGCGCCATCGATGAGCTTTTAGAGTTAGACCTTTCAAGACTTTCTCACAATAAACTTTATCGAATTACGGATCAATTATTAGAACATAAGGACAAAATCGAGAATGGTTTAGTAGAGCAAGAGCGTCTGTTATTTTCCTTGCAGGAAAAGATCATCCTGTACGATTTAACCAATACGTATTTTGAGAGTAGCCGTACCAGTGAACTCAAGGCTCGCGGACGTAGTAAAGATAAGCGTCACGATATGCCCCTGGTTACTTTAGGCCTGGTATTGGATGAGGATGGATTCCCCAAGGAGAGTCGTCTTTTCTCTGGCAATGTTTCCGAACCAGAGACTTTGTCTAAAATTCTGGATACGATAGGCGGCAAAGTCAGGAAATTGATTATTTTAGATGCCGGGATTGCCACAGAAGAGAACTTGCAACTGATCACAAAGCGTGGACACGACTATCTGGTTGTCTCACGCAGTAAACCGGAAATCGAGATCGAAGAAAATGCTTTTAAAGAGATTAATCACGATCAACGCCATAAAGTGGAAGCCTATCTTTACCGTAAGGATAAAGAGCTTTATTTATACTGTCGCAGCGCCTCAAGGCAAAAGAAAGAGGAAGCCATTCGACAATTTCATCAGCAGCGCTTTGAGGCGGAGTTGAAATATGCGGCGGAGAGTTTGCACAAGAAACGAGGCACGAAGAAATATCCCAAGGTTTTAGAACGCATTGGCCGCATAAAGGAACGTCATGCAAAGGTGGCCTATTTTTATGATATTACGGTTGAGCATCACAATGGTATCGTGACAGAGATCAGCTGGAAGATAAAAGATGAGCAAAAGATGGATGATCGATTTTCCGGCACGTATTATTTACGGACGAGTCGTCTGGATTTAACGGATCGTGAGATTTGGCAGCTCTACATCAGTTTAACGGATGTGGAGGATGGATTTCGCTCGTTGAAGAGTGAATTAGGCTTAAGGCCTAATTTTCACCAGAAGGATAAACGCATTGAAGGGCATATTTTCATTTCGATTTTAGCCTTTCATGTATTGATAAGTCTTCAAAAACAATTACATGATGCAGGCGTTTATCATCGCTGGACAACCATTCGTGAATTACTTTCCGTACAGCAGCGAGTAAGCGTGGAGATGAAAACGCAGAAAGGAGATTTATTAGTTATAAGAGATACGACCGAACCGGAGGCGATCCATTATTTAATGGCGCAGGCATTTAAGATCAAGCCCAAGCCATTAGGTATGAAAAAGATAAGAATTTAAATATTGTAGTGGTAATAAAAAAGAACGACATGTTGTTTTTAAATAACTTAAACCGTTTTAGTGTTCAAGATGGGCTAGATCTTTTTAAGGAACTATTCTAAAACTGCACAAAATTTTTGCCAGCCAAGTCAACTAACATTTTACTGAGAAATGGATTTCAGCAGTTTTTGGGCTTCTTTGTTTTGCGGATTGAAGGCAAGGACTCTGCGCGCCAGATTGGCCGCTTTGCCGTAATTGCCCTGTGCTTCAAAAACTTTGGCCAAAACCAGATTGGCCCGCACATCGTTGGGGTTTTTCTGTAACGTTTCTTCCAGTTCTTTTTTAAACTTATCCAGAATGTTTAAATAGCGAAACTCCGGCCCCAACGAAGGATGCTTTACAATGTAAGCCGGATTCAAATAAAATATTTTACGATATTGTTCCAGCGCCAGGTCTTTTTTCCCGATTTCGGTGTAAAGTTCCGCTAATTTGAGATAAACGCGTAACAAAGAATCGTCTAAGGTCAGAACCAGAATATAGTATTTTTCAGCAAGATCATAACTTCCCATTTCATGGTAGGTAAGAGCCAGGTTAAAGATCGCTTCTTTAAAGTCCGGTTTATATTTTACGGCGTTGGTAAAAGCGATGGCCATATCCAGATAGACCTGTTTTTTCTTAATGGGATCCATTGTAATATCAGAGTTCCGGCGCCGGGGTTTGTTTACCTTAACCAGGTCGGCGTTTGACTGGTTCTGAGCGTCCAGCAATTCCAGAAAAGCGGAAATGAGTTCTTCGATGACGGCCTGTTTATAAATGGTTAAGCCTTTTAAGAAATAAGCGTACGGATTGTCTGGTTGTAATTCAATCGATTTGTTCAGTTCGTTCAGAGCGCTGTAAAATATTTGAGAGCGGTAGTAGCAATCACCCAGACGTAAATGGTATTCGGAGTTTTTCGGATTCAGTTCCGCCGCGTTGCGATAATACTCAATGGCTTTGCGGAAGTTTTTTTTATCGTAGTAGATATTCCCCCATTCAAAAAAAGTGGGGGCAAAATCGGGGTTGATTTCCGATGCTTTTTTCAGCGCTTTTTCCGCTTCGACAAATTTCTTTTGTTTGCGTAAAACACGCCCGATGTAGTAATAGGCCTGGTAATCATTGGGATTTAATTCTTTAACGCGTTCAAAATCTTTTAAAGCCTTGTCGTATGCTCCCTGTTTAATAAAAATGAGCCCCCGTCCATAGTAGGGCTTGGAAAAATTAGGCAGGGCATTAATGACTTTATTGAATTGCTCCAGGGCTTTTGTGTATTTCTGGGCGTTAAAATAGACGATGCCCAAATTGTAATAGGCTTCCCAGAACTCCGGGTCTTTTTGAATGGCCTGCCGGAACAGGCCGGTTACTTTTTCAATACGCGCATTGGGTTTACTGTTTTCCATGTAAGCCCGGATAAAGGATTCAAAGGCGCTTACAGAATTGGTAAGAGTAAAAGAGAGTAGACGTTTTTCGGTGGCGCTAACCGGAATTCCGGTTAAGGAAATTAATTGCTCGATGACCTGGTTGCCCAGTTCAAAAAATTTATCCACCGGCTGCCTGAACTGACTGGAAAGAATGGGCGTACCGTTATAGGCGTTGCTGTAAAGTATTTTGAGCGTGATAAGGTTGTTTTCTACAAAAAAAGAGCCCGATACCGTCATTTCCACATTAGCATAGCGCCCGATACGATAGATCATCTGTTCGTTTAAAGGCGCTTTACCAAAGCCGACTTCATCCAGCACTTTTTTTAGCACTTTCTTTTCTGGCAGGTAAAAACCGGAAAGTACGCTCAATTTATTTCTCAGGTAATATTCCAGCCCAAAGGCCATCCAGCTATTGCGGCTACTGGGTTTTTCATTAAAAAAAGGTAAAAGCGCAATTTTCCTTTTATCCTGAGCTAAAATAGAGCCTGCCAATATGAAAAGGATTAAAACCGATATTGTTATTCTTCTCATCATAATTAAATAATATTCCTGTAATTTTTGCTTTTCCATCTTTTTGTTTTCGGCATAAATTTGAACAATTTTAATCAGGATTAAAAATATGGCTCCTTTTTTTTAATTACCAGTTATTGTTCTTTAAATTTGTGACTACCGGGATCAAGTTTGGAATTAATGCCGATTTTTCTTGGTAAACTACATTCTATAAAATTTAACAGTAATGCCTTCTACCTCCAAAATTTAAAGATAAAGATAAAAAATAAAAAAATAAATTGCACATTTCTGTGCGCTAAATACTAAATTTGTTCCGTGAAAAGTTTAAAGTAATTCCCATGGCAACACACACCGTTAATAAAAATGATCCGCCATAGCTTAAAAATGGTAACGGCAGTCCTGTTACCGGAGCAAAACCAATGGTCATTCCAATGTTAATCATGGTATGAAACGCTAAAATGGTGGTAATGCCCACGATTGTCAGGCGGGAGTAATCGGATTTAACGGAGTGAGCCAGCCACAATAGATACAGAAATAAGAATAAAAAGATAAACAGGACAATCGTAATTCCAAAAAATCCCCATTCTTCACCCAAAACCGAAAAGATAAAGTCGGTGTGGTGCGCCGGCAAAAAGTTTAGCTGCGACTGCGATCCCTGCAAAAACCCCTTACCCCAGATGCCGCCGGAACCAATGGCTACCTTGCTTTGAATGATCTGATAACCGGCGCCTTGCGGATCGTTTTCGGGCTGAATGAAGGTTAAAATCCGTTTTTTCTGATATGCTTTTAATGAATTCCACAAAAGCGGGGTAATGCTGCCCACGGCAAGATGTTGTAAAAAAACAAAAATTTTTAAATATAGTTTCTGGTTCGTAAAAATCAGGATTAAAAAAATCACAAACAACCAGATCACATAAGCATAAATGTTAAAAGAGGCGAGCATCGTAATCAGCGGCGGGATGAGCACAAACAAAACAAACCAGGAAACACCAGCCAGATACAACATGGGAATAATCAGCGCTAAAAATACCAGAGACGTTCCCAGATCAGGCTGTTTGACAATTAACGCAAAAGGCAGCAAAACGAGTAAAAAGACTACAAATAGATGCTTTAATTGATTGACTTTTCTGCCGTTCAGCGACAAATAGCGGGCGACGGCTAAAACCGTGGCGATTTTGGCGAATTCCGAAGGTTGCAGGCGAATGGGGCCGATTTTTAACCAGCGTTCGGCGCCGTACCCTTTGACTCCCAAAAACAATACCATAACCAAACTCAGCAGAGCCAATAGATAAAAGAAATAACTGCTTTTCTGGATGAGCTTGTAAGGCATAAAATTGATGGCCAGCATTAAAAAAACGCCAACAAAAGCGTAAACCAGTTGTTTGGTAAAATACCTTTGATCGGCCGCAGAGTAATAGGTGGCGCTAAAAATGGTGATCAGCCCGATGCCAATTAATAACAGTACGGGCAAAAAGATAAACCAGTCTATTTTTTTCAAATGATCGTAAATTTGTGCCATGTTAATGTATCTCCGGTATCCTGAGTATGGGAGTAGGCGCCAGGCTGTCTATGGGCAGAGGGTTAATCCCTTCTTCAACCTGCAGGGTATCTTTTTTGATCACAGGCCTGGGTATTAACCGGTTGTAAAAATACATTTCCAGAAACTTGCGGGCAATGGGCGCGGCCACTCCGCCTCCGCTTCCTCCGTTTTCAACAATAACCGCAATGGCCACTTCTGGATGGGAATAGGGCGCAAAGGCCATAAACCAGGCGTGCGGTTCGCCGTGCGGATTTTGCGAGGTGCCCGTTTTGCCGGCCATATCGATGCCGGGCACTTTACCCAGCCAGCCGGTGCCGCCGTTGACCACCTGATGCATCCCCTCGCGCACAATGTCGAACACTTCGCTGGAAACTTCCGAAACCACTCTGGATTCCGTGGGGAAATAAATGGTTTTGTGCGTCTGGTAGTTGTAAAGGTGATCGACCAGATGGGGACGGTAGTACACCCCGCGATTGGCCAGAATCATGACAAATTGCGCAATTTGCAGGGGCGTGGTCAAAAGCTCGCCCTGACCGATGGCCAGGTTGGCCAGATTTCCCCTGGTCCAGCCATTTTCCCCGTAAATGCGATTAAAATATTGAATGGTGGGCACCAGTCCGGCGTTTTCGTTAGGCAAATCGATGCCGGTTTTTTGGCCGAAGCCCAGAATTTTGCTGTATTTAGACCAGGTTTCCAGGCCGATTTTTAAACCGAGCTGGTAAAAATAGACATTACAACTGTTTTTGATGGCGCCGTACAAATCGAGCTCGCCGTGGCCTTTAGGATTCCAGCAGCGGATAACTTTTCGGCCCAGACGAAAATAACCGGGGCAATAGGCCTTCCAGGAAGGGGTGATGATGTTTTCTTGCAGAGCTGCAATCGCCGCCACAATTTTGTAAGTAGAACCCGGCGGATAGGCGCTTTGAATGGAGCGGCTATAAAGCGGATGCGCTTTATCTTCGATTAAAGCCTTCCATACATCGGCGTCAATCTTTCCGCTCAACGCCCGAATGTCGTAATCGGGTTTGCTCACCAGGGCCAGTATGCCACCGGTTCGCACATCAATGGCCACCAGCGAACCCCGTCGGTCGATCATCAGGCTTTCAGCGAATTTTTGCAGGTCGTAATCGA
This sequence is a window from Caldithrix abyssi DSM 13497. Protein-coding genes within it:
- a CDS encoding IS1634 family transposase, coding for MFIKEVTKKNKGYDKTFVYHQLVESYRTEKGPRQRKLLNLGKLTIPKDQWKTLANRIEEIISGQTSLIEVDEQIEQLAQRYASLLIQNKLKQEKVEKKESPQETETIFTGSVKFRDASSIGGEYISLMMLRKLKFNELLKKLGFKEKDIKLAELLIVGRLVHPSSEWATLRWVKKQSAIDELLELDLSRLSHNKLYRITDQLLEHKDKIENGLVEQERLLFSLQEKIILYDLTNTYFESSRTSELKARGRSKDKRHDMPLVTLGLVLDEDGFPKESRLFSGNVSEPETLSKILDTIGGKVRKLIILDAGIATEENLQLITKRGHDYLVVSRSKPEIEIEENAFKEINHDQRHKVEAYLYRKDKELYLYCRSASRQKKEEAIRQFHQQRFEAELKYAAESLHKKRGTKKYPKVLERIGRIKERHAKVAYFYDITVEHHNGIVTEISWKIKDEQKMDDRFSGTYYLRTSRLDLTDREIWQLYISLTDVEDGFRSLKSELGLRPNFHQKDKRIEGHIFISILAFHVLISLQKQLHDAGVYHRWTTIRELLSVQQRVSVEMKTQKGDLLVIRDTTEPEAIHYLMAQAFKIKPKPLGMKKIRI
- a CDS encoding tetratricopeptide repeat protein translates to MMRRITISVLILFILAGSILAQDKRKIALLPFFNEKPSSRNSWMAFGLEYYLRNKLSVLSGFYLPEKKVLKKVLDEVGFGKAPLNEQMIYRIGRYANVEMTVSGSFFVENNLITLKILYSNAYNGTPILSSQFRQPVDKFFELGNQVIEQLISLTGIPVSATEKRLLSFTLTNSVSAFESFIRAYMENSKPNARIEKVTGLFRQAIQKDPEFWEAYYNLGIVYFNAQKYTKALEQFNKVINALPNFSKPYYGRGLIFIKQGAYDKALKDFERVKELNPNDYQAYYYIGRVLRKQKKFVEAEKALKKASEINPDFAPTFFEWGNIYYDKKNFRKAIEYYRNAAELNPKNSEYHLRLGDCYYRSQIFYSALNELNKSIELQPDNPYAYFLKGLTIYKQAVIEELISAFLELLDAQNQSNADLVKVNKPRRRNSDITMDPIKKKQVYLDMAIAFTNAVKYKPDFKEAIFNLALTYHEMGSYDLAEKYYILVLTLDDSLLRVYLKLAELYTEIGKKDLALEQYRKIFYLNPAYIVKHPSLGPEFRYLNILDKFKKELEETLQKNPNDVRANLVLAKVFEAQGNYGKAANLARRVLAFNPQNKEAQKLLKSISQ
- the rodA gene encoding rod shape-determining protein RodA, with amino-acid sequence MAQIYDHLKKIDWFIFLPVLLLIGIGLITIFSATYYSAADQRYFTKQLVYAFVGVFLMLAINFMPYKLIQKSSYFFYLLALLSLVMVLFLGVKGYGAERWLKIGPIRLQPSEFAKIATVLAVARYLSLNGRKVNQLKHLFVVFLLVLLPFALIVKQPDLGTSLVFLALIIPMLYLAGVSWFVLFVLIPPLITMLASFNIYAYVIWLFVIFLILIFTNQKLYLKIFVFLQHLAVGSITPLLWNSLKAYQKKRILTFIQPENDPQGAGYQIIQSKVAIGSGGIWGKGFLQGSQSQLNFLPAHHTDFIFSVLGEEWGFFGITIVLFIFLFLFLYLLWLAHSVKSDYSRLTIVGITTILAFHTMINIGMTIGFAPVTGLPLPFLSYGGSFLLTVCVAMGITLNFSRNKFSI
- the mrdA gene encoding penicillin-binding protein 2, coding for MRYFDQTQRSRRFLISATFLVISFFILLLGFFNLQVLHRQYYLDISIHNVIRQVKINPVRGLILDRDGDILVDNRPSFSAALIRAHTADSTINRVAHFLGMNVNDIKARLRKSPRFAPTIIRRDLDEQTRTLLEENQYFLPGFELILDFKRYYPQEINSPHIFGYIGEVNEREQKQDPRYELGDMIGKAGLERYYDIELRGIKGVRYVRVDASGKMLGDYDPELNVPAIHGSDLYLTLDYDLQKFAESLMIDRRGSLVAIDVRTGGILALVSKPDYDIRALSGKIDADVWKALIEDKAHPLYSRSIQSAYPPGSTYKIVAAIAALQENIITPSWKAYCPGYFRLGRKVIRCWNPKGHGELDLYGAIKNSCNVYFYQLGLKIGLETWSKYSKILGFGQKTGIDLPNENAGLVPTIQYFNRIYGENGWTRGNLANLAIGQGELLTTPLQIAQFVMILANRGVYYRPHLVDHLYNYQTHKTIYFPTESRVVSEVSSEVFDIVREGMHQVVNGGTGWLGKVPGIDMAGKTGTSQNPHGEPHAWFMAFAPYSHPEVAIAVIVENGGSGGGVAAPIARKFLEMYFYNRLIPRPVIKKDTLQVEEGINPLPIDSLAPTPILRIPEIH